DNA from Alnus glutinosa chromosome 2, dhAlnGlut1.1, whole genome shotgun sequence:
CAACAACACtgatgtaaaaataattttcataataaaaaaaaatgtaatgtttcctgcaaaataaaaaaatgaaaatcattttctcgTCAACGTTGTTGTATAAAGTGTATACATTTGTTATGTACATTTGTTGTGTATGAAACATTATTCTTTGAcaaatgcaaaaaaataatatttttttaaaagagttatttttgactttaaaaattatatttctcaACGCAATCTCTAATACGTTCTTAATCTATCATATTTATTGCAATGCCTCATAATCTTGTGTACCCTGCTGATATATTATTGGGATTGCAATTAGAGACGAAACaactctcaaaattttaaaaattctcttTATTATAAGTTTTTATGGAATaaaccttttaaaattttgtttttacatcTTATaaagttgttgttttttttttttggtagttttaccCTCCCTTTGCTGATATTTTGGTTTCACCCCTTATTGCAATATCTCATTTCATGactcaaaatgataaaaataccttggataagattaaaaaataataataagaagaaaaatgaaaaagaaaaagaaaaaagaaaaaaaagagacaaaaattaagggggaggggggaaagGCATCAGTTTGGTATATtctaaatggttttttttttttttttggagagggGAATGAAAAAACAGGGCTAAAACAGTACATTGACATAGTGAAGCGGCAGGGTAGAATTGGTCCACGCATGATTATGCAGAATCAACAACTGTAGAGGAACCGACCAATGATGCCGGCAAGGCAGCATTCCTTATAGAAACCGAAGTCCACCACAAAGAGAATCTCCGAAATCGTCGGAGAGAAAAACCACTGTTCACACACTTCAGTGTTGGTgggagagggggagagaagAGACGACTTAGAGAGTGTTTTTGTCAGAAACTCACTGGGAAAACTCCTGTCTATATAACAAGCTGCAAGAGCAATGTTACCTTCTTTTCGATCAATCTTCGCTTTCCTTCTGCttagaaaagtaaaaaacttCGCTTTCCTTCCTTGTGTTCCTGAGATTCTTTTGCAAAGACGGGTATGTCACCTTAACCCAATGGTTTAATCACTTACGTATTGCCTTCTTGTTCATGTGTTTGGTCTGTTTCACGCATTCTGttcattggtttttttttttctcctttttttttttttttttttttggtttctgggCTTCGTCTACTTTCTCGCAACCTGTACGTGgctttgtatttttctttttcttcctttggaaTTTGATTGATTTTTGTTCCTGGGCTTGTTCTGTTAATCTGTGTCAATAAATGGGCATGGTTTTCTTTGCtctttgctttttcttcttcttttttctttaaaaaaagttcTGTAATAgtttttttgcttttactttTTCTGTTGATggaatagtatttatttttctccttcaatgagtttttgtttatgaaaatattgatttttatggTTTGTATTAtttcttatcatttttatatttttgggttaTATTGTTCTTTGATAAATGGTTTTGAATCCTAATTCATACACTTTTTACAATAATAGCCAAGATTATAACTGGGATTGTTGAGTTTTCAGTAATGAGAAACGCTGGTGACAAAAAAGGTCAAGGTGGCCCTTCTGGAGTTAAGAAGTCTGAAGAAAAGTGTGAACATTATATGGAGTCTGGACAGGGTGGGACACTCCTTAATTATCATGTCCCGGGGCTCGTGGTTTACTCTCCCTCCCATAACCCCAGTGCCTACCAGTCACCCTCTAAACCAGAGGTCAGTTTCCTATTGTAATTTTCAGAAATATTTAGACATgaatattattttagaaaaaatgtgGAGAAGAATATCTTTAATTAGGCATATGTTCATCCATTTCTTTATATCAATACCAGCTGTTTTATTTTGAAGTACTGAAACGTGTTTGTAATAGCTTTGGGCTAGtctaaaatttgattttttttctctaggcGTATGCTTCCTTTGATACGGGTTAATTGTTTGATAAAAgtctagtaaaaaaaaaaggtagggtCCATGGAGCAGATTCTACAGTGTAATGACTGTTTTATTTGGGATCCAATCATCTTCAGCAATATCTTGTGGGAGAACAATGTTAAGGATGCAATGAGTTGTATTTTGAATAATGATGGTTCTAATCTTATCTAGGATCTCTAGTTTTTAGGATATTTATTCAAACTCAAGATACTTTATTAACGGAGCAAGTCTTTACCTTTAAAGTTCTAACCTCTCAAAGATTGAACGTATAAGCTGTGGTCATTTTAAAGCATTCTCCTTCCCGGTTTGGTAACCAGAGCCCTGTTGTATTGTACATCCTTCTAAAACCAAGGCCTCCCACTTTCATAGTAATGCAGATGGAGTCTTAAGCTTTGGGGACAAAGTTCCGATGCGTGTTCTCTTTAAAGCCCCACTAGAAGTTATGAGTCAAGGAattcaaagagttgcaaaagacTTTGGAAAGAAGAAAAGTTGACATACGAATGAGGGAAGGGCAGTTGCCATGGTTTTGATGAGTGTAGTTCTAGAGTGATTTCTTTGATATTTTGGTAATAGAATGGCCAAGAAAAAGACGAAGGCATCGAAATCTAGTAGACCAAGGAGTTCTCTTCAAACCAAGGAtagtgataatttttttttatttggtatcCAGGGCTTTGCCCCTACTAGATTTCTGGAAAACCTTGCAAAGCGCCCCTTTCACGCAGATGGGGTAAAGATTGGGCTCTCACTTGAGGCATGATCCCAATGAATTGTTTTCACTCAAGGGGGTCGAACGTTAGACTTGATGCTTCATGAGGCACTAGAGTCAACTGCCTTACCACTCGAGATGGAATTGGTTATGTGAGATCTAActttttttatgaagaaaatgatggaTTTGCATTTGTTGGTGCCTCACCTAGACCATTTGGCATAGCATCCATCGCTTGATAGCTAGCTTtcacaaaatcaattttgatgCAGTGTTAAAAGCTAATCATGCGATGTATATGTGCTTGAGAGAGAGGATTTGTGGATATTTTCATGTCATACCatatttgaggtgggagatggctccaagaTTAAATTCTGGCATGATCAATGGTGTGGGGATGTGGCCCTTAAGGAGGCCTTTTCAGATTTATTTGATATTGCCTGCGCAAAGGATGCCTTTGTTGCGCCTCACAAGGTGTTTTTGGGTGTTTCTAATAAGTGGAACGTGACCTTTGctagagcggctcatgattgggaggtagatGTCTTTGGCTCTTTCTTCAAGGTGTTGTATTCAGCTAGAGTGAGACAAGGAAGTGAAGATAAGCAatggtgggtcccttccaaaagATGGTCGTTTAAGGTTAAATTCTTCTATTGCTCCTTGGTTTTTAGTGAAGGATGCCGCTTCCCTTGGAACAGTGTCTGCCCTTCTAGGGAGGCCTTTTTTACTTGGTTGGCAGCCCTTGGTAAGATCCTTATcatggataatctcaggaagcggCACGTCCTTGCGGTGTACAGATgatgcatgtgtaagaagaataaagagtctgtggaccatcttctttttcattgtgatgtggcttatGACACGTGGATTGCTTTTTTAGTCATTGgactgtcttgggttatgcctagacgtgtAATCGAtctgtatgcttgttggtggattTCCAACAGACTATGGAGTGTTCCTGTGTGAAAGATGGTGCCTACGTAACTTTTATGGTATTTATGGAGGGAAaagaatgatagaagttttgaagatcGAGAGAGGATATTGGAGGATATTAAGTCcttattcttcaaatatttgtaTATGTGGTCAGCTGCTTATGTGTCTCATTTAAAGATTAGTTATAGTGAtatccttgttctttttgctcgtTCTAGTTATATGTTTCCTTTTGTATGCTTCCTATATACTTTTGAGCACCTTACGCTCTTAATGATATAtgtcgattacttataaaaaaaataaaaagttgatcATGCGATTTTAGTTGTAATCTGTTAGGACTATCTTAGACACATTCTATATGCCTCTGCTCCCCGGAAAACTTATGTAGGTGAAGTAAAAGCAATACCAATGGCTTTGAATCTCCCATTCCTCTCTCCTTAGggccaattattattatttttttttataagtaaatgaaattttataaaaaaagcgtaaggcgcccctctaagtacactgaaagtatacacaaggaaacgcctaagaaggcaaaaaaaaaacgaacaagaaaatcagaaaagctaatagacacgggtgacaaaaaagcctccgtccaaagatgcaacaaatgtaaaaacgatgcaacaatattctccatgaaattctccaagtcttcaaaacacctaagatttctctccttccaaacacaccaaagaatgcatataggcaccatcttccaaactgcagCATTCCTTGACCTACCCGCCTTCtaccaacaagaaaataaatcgacaactctcctaggtataacccaagacataccaaactgagaaaagacatgattccacaaagtagaagccacatcacaatgaagaagaaggtggtccacagtttccccgtctcttttgcacaagtagtatctatccacaatgatgatctttcgcttcctgagattattCGCTgtaagaaaaaaggaaaaagaaaaagaaaaagaaaaagcagtaCTAATGGCTACCTCAATTAAGGCTTGCACTTAGGACTCCAAAATATTATTCGAGAATTATATTCCTTAATTATCAACTAGGCTATCCAAAACCCATCCCAACCCATGGAATGGGAGTTACACACAATCATAGCTGACATTCATCATAACTTTTCCCACTTAAAACCTTGGATAGCAAGAGAGGTGCACCGTACAGCAAAGGCAGCAGCTTATGACTCTAGACTAATATGCCTCGTCCTATAATATCTCAAGTCTAATTCCCATTTTAAATCTCCCATATCTGTATTACTCGGTGCTTAATTgcccaacacacacacacacacacacaaaaacagGGTAAAAGGGGATACCTAGTAAAATTAGAGTTATTGCTTTACATGTGAAAAGGCACGCTCATAGGACTCTTCAATACAATTTTGGTCTATATACACATGCAGAGACACTTGAGGACACTCGAGAAATCCAGTTGTAGACTAGTTGTAGTTGTACATGTAAAAGATTCAGGCTTATAGTCACAGATACTTTCTATCTTTACTCAATTTGGTGCATCCCTATACACACCCTTACACTCGGGACACTTGGAAAATCTCAAGTCACAGTTAAGCTAATAAGCATGAAGGCCCATAAGGCTCTTCAATTTCTTATGGAATTTGGCTTTTACACATGCAAACATGCAGAGACACGTTTGTATGGATTTAGACTCATTTGAAATTGTACTTTTAGGTTCCTGTGACTGCATATGAATTTAAacccatttttctttcaatttccaGGTGCTTGTGACTTCCATTCTTGGACCTGCTCAGATTGTGCAGTCTCAAATTCACACACTGCCTCAAAGTATAATGGATAATAAAGATGAGTTCTATGGTAGATGGATTTCTGCTGAGATAACATGGAACTGTGCTGGCAATTCAGTAGCTGTCTTGGGATCATGGGACAACTGGCAGACAATGTAtcattgcttttctttttccaaacttGAACTTGAttcatttttgttctttgaCTCTATAGTTTGGTATGCTGAACTTTCTTCTGTTTCAATCAGTGAGCCCTTGCAGCGCTCACACGAAAATTTTACTGTTACAAAGGTGCTTCCAGTAGGAATCCATTACTACCGCTTCATTGTTGATGGAGCGTTGGTATGTGCTTCAGACTTGCAATGGGTCTGTGATGACTATGGAAATCACTATAATATTTTAAACTTGCAGGTAACTTATGGTTTCTGTTTTTtactcattatttataaattgttacAGTATTTCTTTTCATCAGTAATATTGCTTGTggtaacttatcaaaaaaaaaaaagtaatattgCTTGTGGTAGCactattattattcataaaaaatattgcTTGTGGTagcactctctccctctctagtTATATTACTTATATGGTCTAATATACCTCATTACCATCCGTGTAGGTAGCATACGTCATTTTCAGCAGTAACTTATCACCTTAATTGCTATTTAATTTAATCCTTAATATCTCTCCAAATATctttaataatgaaaatagataTGTAAATTGTCTCACTCATATTACCTTTAATATGCTGCATAAAGTTGCTAACTGCTAAGGATTCAATAGATTGTTCATCTTGATAGCATGTCCCTTGCTCCAAAAGTACTACTGGCAAAAAAATCTACATCTTATCTATAATGCTACATCATATTGGAGTCTTGATGCTTCATACTTCCCCTGCACACTCTGAGcaaagtatcatttttttttttggttccctACCTTATTACACGATTCTCTTATGGCATTTATAATAAATCAGGGAATTGGCTTATCTCTTAGCCTCATTTAAACTCCCTCTTAAAGCTCCTTTGGTTGTTGAATAGGTAAAGAGCAGAGGAAAAACGGATCCATTGCTACATAGTGACCAAAAGGGGCATAGAAACCTTTATTCTTCTTATCCTGTCATCCTTTCAGTACTATTTTGGTTATAATCAAAGCTATATGTCATAtgtatcttttaatttttgtccttagctataattttttttgataagtaataatttcattaaaaagcacaaaggggcgcaaccccagtacacaggaaatatacaaaagagccCCGAATTAGAGGAGATAAacgaacatgaaagtaaaaaatcagcaaataACATACAACCCGGACTATGTGCCAAAACCCACAAATATAACATATtgagcacatttctacaaagagccccaaccgtaatctccacatcttcaaaaagcctagaatttctctctcGCCACAAGCCCCGCAAAACACATAagggaacctgcttccaaatacggagAGCAGAACCACGACCTAGCAAAGTGTCCCAACTACTCAATAAATTCataacactactaggcataacccattcCACCCCAAATAAGCTATAGAaataactccaaacaacccgtgccacatcacaatgtagaagaaggtgatcaacggattccccatgcttcttgCACATGacacaccactctaccatcagaataccacgcctacgtaaattaTTATGAGTtaagatctttcctaaagcagctgtccaaacaaagaatgccacccgcttcggagctttaatacgccaaatactcttccacggAAAATAAgccgcctcgtgacaaactaaaactttataaaaagttttcacttcaaaattcctcttTTTAGAAAtattccacaccaccctatcgACCTCTCCGAGCCGAATCCGACTAGAGTATAATTGTTCATAGAATGatatcaccatctccacctctcAATCCTGAGCATATCGCGTAAAGAGtacattccaatgagccacacctcctaccacagacaaattatccaccacccaagcatccggGGACCGAGCAATAGAGTACAAAGCCGGAAAGCATAACTTGAGAGGCCTGttcccacaccataaatcatgccaaaagcgaatatgagaACCGTCACCAACCTCGAAACGCAAGTATTTAGCTACAGTATCCCACCCCCTTTGGATAAACTTTCAAACACTCACACCATAAAGCCCCGTCACGGGTAAAGAACTCCAACCTCCCCTCAAACTCCCATAATTCAGAAATGTTTGGACATAGTTTACATTTGTTTCTTCCAATTCTGAGTAAGCATTGGATTTCTTAATTTCTGTAAattctttatgttttcttttctttgaatgtCTTTTCAGAGTTGGATTCTTATCTTGCTACAATAGCATTCAAAATCATCTACTTACATAATTTGGTTTCACCCTGCTGGATGTATATGTGTTTACAGGAGGAAGTCCTAAAAGCGCCTTCAAATGTTCCTGCACATTTGTCTGAGTTTGAATGTCCTCCTTCCCCACCATCAAGCTATGACAATAGATTTTTCACTGATAACGATTTTTATTATAGAACCAAAGAAGGGAAGGTTCGTGAGTTGCAACCA
Protein-coding regions in this window:
- the LOC133861878 gene encoding SNF1-related protein kinase regulatory subunit beta-2-like, producing MRNAGDKKGQGGPSGVKKSEEKCEHYMESGQGGTLLNYHVPGLVVYSPSHNPSAYQSPSKPEVLVTSILGPAQIVQSQIHTLPQSIMDNKDEFYGRWISAEITWNCAGNSVAVLGSWDNWQTIEPLQRSHENFTVTKVLPVGIHYYRFIVDGALVCASDLQWVCDDYGNHYNILNLQEEVLKAPSNVPAHLSEFECPPSPPSSYDNRFFTDNDFYYRTKEGKVRELQPPELPPQLEEAFLDKPSSSSDIHHSLSRPEFSQLNHLYTQQKDGDQYVAFTSTHRFGNKYVTAILFKPLPDQINKSFSFSF